The Shewanella sp. MTB7 genome includes a window with the following:
- a CDS encoding STAS domain-containing protein, with protein MADFIQQGSVCHISGRLSQAEVPALWLQRYSLLSKGVEVIDLSTLSYSDSAGIAFILELMSLARAEQRALSFVSPSEQLSKLIDLYDLELFFTARSNTR; from the coding sequence GTGGCCGATTTTATTCAGCAAGGCTCTGTGTGCCATATTAGTGGACGCTTGTCCCAAGCCGAAGTGCCTGCACTGTGGTTACAGAGATACTCGCTCTTAAGTAAAGGCGTAGAGGTCATCGACCTTTCTACACTCTCATACAGTGACAGTGCTGGGATCGCCTTTATTTTAGAGTTGATGAGCTTAGCAAGAGCCGAACAACGCGCTTTGAGCTTTGTTTCTCCCTCGGAGCAACTCTCAAAACTGATCGATTTATATGATTTAGAACTCTTCTTCACAGCAAGAAGTAATACAAGGTAA
- a CDS encoding MlaC/ttg2D family ABC transporter substrate-binding protein encodes MVSVLAHSEESEVNSMDPYAMVETVANNTFDRFHHDIAIIEINPDHLKVIVSDELMPYIDAKYASYKVMGTYLKQTTKVQRERFVEAFRGYLISTYAQAFTEYTDQKVRFAPSADFSKEKMVNVDVQIVDVGRPPIKLQFRVRRLKDDSWKAFDLVAEGVSLLASKSAEISNLIRQKGIDTVITELEERTKTSIHRAATDKKA; translated from the coding sequence ATGGTAAGTGTGTTAGCACATAGTGAAGAGTCTGAGGTGAACAGCATGGACCCCTATGCTATGGTGGAAACCGTTGCCAATAATACGTTTGACAGATTTCATCATGATATTGCCATTATTGAGATCAATCCTGACCACTTAAAGGTGATAGTCTCGGATGAGTTGATGCCTTATATCGATGCCAAATATGCTTCTTATAAGGTGATGGGAACCTATTTAAAGCAGACGACTAAAGTGCAACGTGAGCGGTTTGTTGAAGCGTTTAGAGGGTATTTAATCTCTACATATGCTCAGGCATTTACTGAATACACTGACCAAAAGGTAAGGTTCGCTCCATCAGCTGATTTCAGTAAAGAGAAGATGGTTAATGTGGACGTACAGATTGTCGATGTAGGTCGACCACCGATTAAACTTCAGTTCAGAGTTCGTCGTCTTAAAGATGATAGCTGGAAGGCGTTTGATCTTGTGGCTGAGGGTGTAAGTTTACTTGCATCAAAAAGTGCAGAAATTTCAAATCTTATCCGTCAAAAGGGGATTGATACTGTGATCACTGAGCTTGAGGAACGTACTAAGACCTCCATCCATCGTGCTGCTACGGATAAGAAAGCTTAA
- the mlaD gene encoding outer membrane lipid asymmetry maintenance protein MlaD, protein MLTRKIEILVGLFILSGLAAFLVLVFNVANVEVKSNGSNYTLYAKFSNIGGLKVRSPVKVGGVVVGRVSEINLDPTELVPVVKIAMDNKFNQFPETSSLSILTSGLLGEQFLGLTPGFIDDDIAMLVDGDRIDDTHSALVLEELIGQFLYSSSSKN, encoded by the coding sequence ATGTTGACACGTAAAATCGAAATATTGGTGGGCTTGTTTATTTTGTCAGGCTTAGCTGCGTTTTTAGTTTTGGTGTTTAATGTCGCCAATGTGGAAGTTAAATCTAATGGCAGTAATTACACCCTATACGCTAAATTTAGTAATATTGGTGGGTTAAAGGTGCGCTCTCCGGTAAAAGTCGGTGGTGTCGTAGTCGGGCGAGTGAGTGAAATTAACCTCGACCCTACTGAGCTTGTCCCTGTGGTTAAAATCGCGATGGATAATAAATTTAATCAGTTTCCAGAAACCAGTAGTCTGTCTATTTTGACATCAGGTTTGTTAGGGGAGCAGTTTTTAGGCCTTACTCCTGGCTTTATCGATGACGATATAGCCATGCTAGTGGATGGCGATCGCATCGATGATACTCACTCTGCACTGGTGTTAGAGGAACTGATTGGCCAATTTTTATACAGTTCGTCGTCAAAGAATTAA
- the mlaE gene encoding lipid asymmetry maintenance ABC transporter permease subunit MlaE — translation MNLLDKVAVLGRSSIELISGFGRAGLMLWGAIARKPRAKDFSLFVKQLYVVGVQSVVLIFVSGLFIGMVLALQGYNILVGFGTEESLGPMVALSLLRELGPVVTALLFAGRAGSALTAEIGLMKSTEQLSSLEMMAIDPLRQIISPRFWAGVVSLPLLTLIFTAVGIYGGYIVGVEWKGIDSGSFWSILQASVEWRQDIVNCLIKSVVFAVVVTWIALYRGYQVVPNPEGISKATTQTVVQSSLAVLALDFLLTAMMFGS, via the coding sequence ATGAATTTGTTAGATAAAGTTGCCGTTTTGGGGCGCTCGAGCATTGAATTGATCAGCGGTTTTGGTCGTGCTGGTTTGATGTTATGGGGAGCCATTGCACGTAAGCCGAGGGCAAAAGATTTCTCTTTGTTTGTTAAGCAATTATACGTAGTTGGTGTGCAATCTGTGGTGCTTATATTCGTCTCAGGACTTTTTATCGGCATGGTTTTGGCTCTGCAAGGGTATAATATTCTTGTTGGCTTCGGTACCGAAGAGAGTTTAGGGCCTATGGTTGCACTCAGTTTACTTCGTGAGTTAGGACCTGTGGTCACCGCGTTGTTGTTTGCCGGACGTGCGGGCTCTGCGCTGACAGCCGAGATAGGCTTGATGAAAAGCACCGAGCAATTATCAAGCCTAGAGATGATGGCGATTGATCCGCTAAGGCAGATAATTTCCCCGCGTTTTTGGGCTGGAGTGGTGAGTTTACCCCTGTTGACTCTTATTTTTACCGCTGTGGGGATATACGGCGGATACATCGTTGGAGTTGAATGGAAAGGGATAGATAGTGGTAGCTTTTGGTCTATTTTGCAGGCTTCGGTCGAGTGGCGACAAGATATCGTCAATTGCTTAATTAAGAGTGTAGTGTTTGCGGTCGTGGTGACTTGGATTGCCCTGTATCGTGGCTATCAGGTAGTACCAAACCCTGAAGGAATAAGTAAGGCAACGACGCAAACAGTTGTGCAGTCAAGTCTGGCTGTGTTGGCGTTAGACTTCCTGCTTACAGCCATGATGTTTGGTAGTTAA
- a CDS encoding ATP-binding cassette domain-containing protein, whose translation MEQKILAEQKSLVEIHNLGFSRGEHVIFDDISLSIPKGKVTAIMGPSGIGKTTLLKLIGGQLTPNVGQVLFDGVDVHKCSREELFILRKRMSMLFQSGALFTDMNVFDNVAFALREHSGLPETIIRRIVLMKLEAVGLRGTANMMPNELSGGMQRRAALARAIALEPEMVMYDEPFAGQDPISMGVLVKLIRELSDALQLTSVVISHDVLEVLSIADYVYVMADKRVIAQGTPAELKASEIEQLKQFIGGEPDGPVPFHFPAQDYQRDLLG comes from the coding sequence ATGGAGCAAAAGATATTAGCTGAGCAAAAATCATTGGTCGAGATCCACAATTTGGGTTTCAGTCGTGGTGAACATGTCATTTTTGATGACATTAGTCTGTCTATTCCTAAAGGGAAGGTCACGGCTATTATGGGTCCCAGTGGGATAGGCAAGACCACCTTGCTTAAATTGATAGGCGGGCAATTGACACCCAATGTCGGCCAAGTGTTATTCGATGGTGTTGATGTACATAAGTGCAGCAGAGAGGAGTTGTTCATACTGCGTAAACGTATGAGCATGTTGTTTCAAAGCGGCGCGCTATTTACTGATATGAACGTATTCGATAATGTGGCCTTTGCCTTACGGGAGCATTCCGGTCTGCCGGAAACCATAATCAGACGTATCGTCTTGATGAAACTTGAAGCGGTTGGATTGCGCGGTACGGCTAACATGATGCCCAATGAATTATCCGGTGGGATGCAGCGCAGAGCGGCGTTGGCCAGAGCGATTGCGCTCGAACCTGAGATGGTGATGTACGATGAACCCTTTGCAGGACAAGATCCTATCTCTATGGGGGTGCTCGTTAAGCTGATCCGTGAACTGTCTGATGCGTTGCAACTGACCTCTGTGGTGATCTCTCACGATGTGCTGGAGGTGCTCAGTATTGCTGATTATGTGTATGTAATGGCAGATAAACGTGTGATAGCCCAAGGAACACCTGCTGAGCTTAAAGCTTCTGAGATTGAGCAGTTAAAGCAGTTTATCGGTGGCGAGCCCGATGGGCCGGTGCCTTTTCATTTTCCTGCTCAAGACTATCAAAGGGACTTGCTTGGATAA
- a CDS encoding calcium/sodium antiporter, with protein sequence MLFNIFMLTVGLVTLVWSADKFVYGAAAFARNFGLPPMLIGLTIVAMGSSAPEMFVAATASMEGMTDTAIGNVLGSNVANITLILGLTALLGAIAVSSQTLKREIPLMIIATAIAGYFLHDGMLTRLEGFMLLGLFFILMGYFIWHAVTNKKKDALEDESDSEIPTGVPTSKAVMWLAVGIVLLPLSADWMVQGAVGIAKAYHLSDLVIGLTIIAIGTSLPELAACVAGVLKKEDDLAIGNIVGSNLFNILAVLAIPGIIAPGVVDPAASTRDFYMVLATSSALAIFILLSGRERSLKRWHGVVLLCTFIAYQLVLFQV encoded by the coding sequence ATGTTATTTAATATTTTCATGCTTACCGTCGGATTAGTCACGCTAGTTTGGAGCGCTGACAAGTTTGTTTACGGTGCTGCTGCTTTTGCTCGCAATTTTGGCCTCCCTCCAATGTTAATCGGATTAACCATCGTCGCCATGGGTAGCTCAGCCCCTGAAATGTTCGTCGCTGCGACCGCTTCAATGGAAGGCATGACAGATACAGCCATTGGAAATGTTTTAGGATCTAACGTCGCAAACATCACGCTAATATTAGGACTCACCGCACTGTTGGGAGCCATTGCTGTTAGTTCTCAAACCTTAAAGCGTGAAATTCCACTGATGATCATTGCCACCGCTATCGCAGGCTACTTCCTCCATGACGGTATGCTGACCCGTCTAGAAGGCTTCATGTTGTTGGGTCTCTTCTTCATCCTTATGGGTTACTTTATCTGGCACGCCGTCACAAATAAGAAAAAAGATGCCTTAGAAGATGAGTCGGACAGTGAGATCCCAACAGGAGTACCAACATCCAAGGCTGTGATGTGGTTAGCTGTCGGTATTGTGCTCCTTCCCCTCTCAGCTGATTGGATGGTACAAGGGGCTGTTGGGATTGCAAAAGCCTATCATTTGTCTGACTTAGTGATAGGGTTAACCATTATTGCCATAGGTACCAGTCTTCCTGAACTTGCTGCATGTGTTGCGGGTGTACTCAAAAAAGAGGATGATCTGGCCATAGGCAACATTGTAGGCTCAAACCTATTCAATATTTTAGCGGTGTTGGCCATTCCGGGCATTATTGCTCCAGGAGTCGTTGACCCAGCAGCCAGTACTCGTGACTTTTACATGGTGCTCGCAACCAGCAGCGCCCTTGCCATATTTATACTATTAAGCGGCCGGGAACGATCCTTAAAGCGCTGGCACGGTGTGGTATTACTCTGTACCTTCATCGCATATCAGTTAGTCCTGTTTCAGGTTTAA
- a CDS encoding KpsF/GutQ family sugar-phosphate isomerase, translating into MVDVTQLRQWGRNVIDIERNALDNLYQYVDSPEFSQACKLILNCTGKVIVMGMGKSGHIGNKISATLASTGTPAFFVHPGEASHGDLGVLGENDIILVISNSGEASEILTLMPVIKRMGLPVIACTGNPDSNMAKLSVVHLCIEVPEEACPLGLAPTSSTTATLVMGDALAVALLQARGFTKDDFALSHPGGSLGRKLLLKVSDVMHAGKDLPSVSHDICITEALYEISKKSLGMTAIVDGDNKLVGIFTDGDLRRVIDSEVNLRTTSISDVMSKGCVTVSADILAAAALKIMEDKDINGLIVIDTDQHPIGALNMLDMVKAGVI; encoded by the coding sequence ATGGTAGATGTAACTCAACTTCGCCAATGGGGTAGAAATGTTATCGACATCGAGCGTAATGCACTCGATAACCTATACCAATACGTCGATTCTCCAGAGTTCTCCCAAGCCTGTAAGCTAATTCTTAATTGCACAGGCAAAGTCATCGTAATGGGGATGGGTAAATCAGGACATATAGGCAATAAGATTTCAGCAACACTCGCTAGCACTGGCACACCGGCTTTCTTTGTTCACCCGGGTGAAGCAAGCCATGGGGATCTGGGAGTGTTAGGCGAAAATGATATTATTTTGGTTATCTCTAACTCAGGTGAAGCCAGCGAAATACTCACCTTAATGCCCGTCATTAAACGCATGGGGCTGCCCGTTATTGCCTGTACAGGTAATCCGGACTCCAACATGGCTAAATTATCTGTAGTACATCTATGCATAGAAGTACCAGAAGAGGCTTGTCCCTTAGGCTTAGCACCAACGTCTAGCACAACGGCAACTTTGGTCATGGGGGATGCCTTAGCGGTGGCTCTTCTGCAAGCCAGAGGATTTACCAAAGATGACTTCGCACTCTCTCATCCTGGTGGTAGCCTAGGACGTAAATTACTGCTCAAGGTAAGTGATGTTATGCATGCAGGTAAAGACCTGCCGTCTGTTAGCCATGATATTTGTATCACCGAAGCCCTCTATGAGATCTCTAAGAAAAGTTTAGGTATGACGGCGATCGTCGATGGGGATAATAAATTAGTCGGTATTTTTACTGATGGCGATCTAAGACGTGTTATTGATAGCGAGGTTAACTTGCGCACCACCTCAATCAGTGATGTTATGTCTAAAGGCTGCGTCACAGTCTCTGCCGATATCTTAGCGGCTGCAGCACTGAAAATAATGGAAGATAAAGACATCAATGGCTTGATTGTCATTGATACGGATCAACATCCAATAGGCGCGTTAAACATGCTCGACATGGTTAAAGCTGGGGTTATCTAA
- the kdsC gene encoding 3-deoxy-manno-octulosonate-8-phosphatase KdsC produces the protein MSHQGFYGPIEDTVWQKARKIKLLICDVDGVFSDGLVYMSNTGDELKTFHTRDGYGVRSLLTSNIPVAIITGRKSKIVADRMTALGITHIYQGVDNKLVPYEELLSLYQVNPEEVAYIGDDMVDLPVMEQVGLSVCVADGHPYVQQRADFVTQIKGGHGALRELTDLLLLSQNKFETAHGMSI, from the coding sequence ATGTCACACCAAGGCTTTTACGGTCCTATCGAGGATACTGTTTGGCAAAAAGCCAGAAAAATCAAACTCCTAATTTGTGATGTTGATGGAGTATTTTCCGATGGTTTAGTCTACATGAGTAATACTGGCGATGAGCTTAAAACCTTCCACACCCGTGACGGTTATGGAGTCAGATCTCTGCTCACTAGTAATATTCCAGTGGCTATTATTACCGGCAGAAAGTCAAAAATCGTCGCAGACCGCATGACTGCACTTGGGATCACTCACATCTATCAAGGTGTCGATAACAAGCTGGTCCCCTATGAGGAGCTGCTGTCTCTATATCAGGTGAATCCCGAAGAGGTTGCCTATATCGGCGACGATATGGTCGACCTACCAGTGATGGAACAAGTAGGATTATCGGTATGTGTGGCTGACGGTCACCCATACGTTCAACAAAGAGCCGATTTTGTCACCCAGATTAAAGGCGGTCATGGGGCTCTGCGTGAGTTGACAGACTTATTGCTTCTTAGTCAGAATAAGTTCGAAACAGCTCATGGAATGAGTATATGA
- the lptC gene encoding LPS export ABC transporter periplasmic protein LptC — MNRVTLAIIVFFGTALLLYWQVQSKRGETALTIDVSSRPDYIADNLKSVEYNEQGLVNSRVSAKHMEHFEEENMTYFTDPIYLVYPEQGQAQWQLQSTKGTMNKGSGKVILENNVIINAINSQEPIQSIKTSYLELDLNTMIMTSDREIYITGSDFIIKGVGLYADLNAESVKLTSQVNGTYSAQ; from the coding sequence ATGAATAGAGTCACTCTGGCCATTATCGTCTTCTTTGGCACTGCCTTGCTGCTCTACTGGCAAGTGCAATCCAAACGAGGAGAGACAGCGTTAACTATCGATGTTAGCTCACGGCCTGATTACATCGCAGATAATCTTAAAAGTGTTGAATACAATGAACAAGGCTTAGTTAACAGTCGAGTTAGCGCTAAGCATATGGAACACTTTGAAGAAGAGAACATGACCTACTTCACCGATCCTATCTATCTGGTGTACCCTGAACAAGGTCAGGCTCAATGGCAGCTGCAATCGACAAAAGGCACCATGAATAAAGGTTCGGGTAAAGTGATACTCGAGAACAATGTTATTATCAATGCTATAAACTCGCAAGAACCAATTCAATCAATAAAAACCAGTTATCTAGAGTTAGATCTTAATACTATGATCATGACATCCGATAGAGAGATCTACATTACTGGTAGTGACTTTATTATTAAGGGGGTTGGCTTGTATGCCGATCTCAACGCAGAAAGTGTTAAATTGACCAGCCAGGTTAATGGCACATATTCAGCACAATAG
- the lptA gene encoding lipopolysaccharide transport periplasmic protein LptA, translating to MKQNTCVITALLCLVSFSSLAKVDDLRQEVKISAASQEADIKNNQIIFNGPVEVTQGSVRIHADMLRAFTKEGSGGRILVATGNPATYSQIMEDGRPAHASAKEIRYELSKRTLILKGNATLEQDGSQVTGDQIQYNIAKQQLIAESTGNDRVITIIQPESYQEDTKPETQPAPSKAQPEAQVEQPKTLAESALNTQEIK from the coding sequence ATGAAACAAAATACCTGTGTCATCACAGCTTTACTCTGCCTAGTTAGCTTTAGTAGCTTAGCAAAAGTTGATGATTTACGACAAGAAGTTAAAATATCTGCGGCAAGTCAAGAAGCTGATATTAAAAATAATCAAATCATATTTAATGGCCCAGTTGAAGTGACTCAAGGCTCAGTAAGAATACATGCTGATATGCTCAGAGCTTTCACCAAAGAGGGCTCTGGTGGGCGTATTTTGGTTGCCACAGGTAATCCGGCAACCTACTCACAAATAATGGAAGATGGCCGTCCGGCACATGCCAGTGCCAAAGAGATCCGCTACGAACTATCTAAGCGCACGCTTATCTTGAAGGGCAATGCGACACTTGAGCAAGATGGCAGTCAAGTTACAGGCGATCAAATTCAATATAACATTGCTAAACAACAGCTCATTGCCGAGAGCACAGGTAATGATCGTGTTATCACTATAATTCAACCTGAAAGTTATCAAGAAGACACAAAGCCAGAGACACAACCCGCTCCTTCAAAAGCTCAGCCAGAAGCACAAGTTGAACAGCCAAAGACACTAGCCGAATCTGCATTAAACACTCAGGAGATTAAATGA
- the lptB gene encoding LPS export ABC transporter ATP-binding protein: protein MSSLTLKAVNLAKSYKNRAVVQDVSLTVKTGQIVGLLGPNGAGKTTTFYMVVGLVQSDKGRIFINDDDLTLDPMHLRARKGIGYLPQEASIFRKLSVRDNIMAVLETRDELDKNAREEQLEHLLEEFHITHIRDSQGMSLSGGERRRVEIARALAANPKFILLDEPFAGVDPISVIDIKKIILQLKSRGLGVLITDHNVRETLDVCEHAYIVSHGNLIAEGTPAEILDNQQVRAVYLGEQFKL from the coding sequence ATGAGCTCTTTGACGTTAAAGGCTGTAAACCTAGCGAAAAGCTATAAGAACCGTGCCGTAGTACAAGATGTCAGCTTAACCGTCAAAACCGGCCAAATTGTTGGTCTACTTGGACCTAATGGTGCAGGGAAGACCACCACTTTTTACATGGTCGTAGGGCTAGTTCAAAGTGATAAAGGGCGGATCTTTATTAATGATGATGATCTCACCCTAGATCCTATGCATCTGCGTGCTCGTAAAGGCATAGGCTACTTGCCCCAAGAAGCAAGCATCTTTAGAAAGTTATCGGTCAGAGATAATATTATGGCCGTACTGGAAACTCGAGATGAACTTGATAAAAATGCACGAGAAGAGCAACTAGAACATCTACTGGAAGAGTTTCATATTACTCATATTCGAGATAGTCAAGGAATGTCGCTTTCCGGCGGCGAACGTCGACGTGTAGAGATAGCAAGAGCATTAGCCGCGAACCCAAAGTTTATTTTACTCGATGAACCTTTTGCTGGCGTCGATCCTATCTCGGTCATCGACATTAAAAAAATCATTTTACAGCTCAAGAGTCGCGGTCTTGGAGTGCTTATTACTGATCACAACGTGAGGGAAACATTAGACGTTTGTGAGCATGCTTATATCGTGAGTCATGGAAATTTAATTGCCGAAGGAACACCCGCAGAAATCTTAGACAATCAGCAAGTACGAGCGGTGTACTTAGGAGAACAATTCAAGCTATAG
- a CDS encoding RNA polymerase factor sigma-54 — protein MKASLQLKMGQHLTMTPQLQQAIRLLQLSSLELQQEIQQALDSNPLLELDEEQVDATADNSDAKINDETDFSASAETVVEKDSSTLETSEALAQDSMPEDLPMDTTWDEVYTASPNSASGAMRDDDLPFQGETSEGLFEHLEWQKNLTPFSDNDLAIATAIIDAVDERGYLTQNTDDILEAMGDPEIELDEVEAVLKRIQHFDPIGVAARDLSECLFIQLAQYASTTPHIDNARLLIKEHLDLIAGRDFRLLMRKTKLKEDELRQAIELIQTLNPRPGLAITPNRDEYVIPDVTVTKKKGRWIVELNPDYLPKINVNQHYASMARSTKSQADSQFIRGHLQEAKWFIKSLESRSDTLLKVSNCIVKFQQGFFEYGEEAMKPMVLNDIAEEVEMHESTISRVTTQKYMHTPRGIFELKYFFSSHVGTDDGGECSSTAIRAFIKKLVAAENQQKPLSDSKMALLLAEQGIKVARRTIAKYREALLIPPSNQRKSL, from the coding sequence ATGAAAGCGTCACTCCAGCTCAAAATGGGTCAACACTTAACCATGACTCCACAGCTTCAGCAGGCCATACGTCTGTTGCAGCTATCGTCACTGGAACTGCAACAGGAGATCCAACAAGCACTAGACTCCAACCCTCTACTTGAGTTGGATGAAGAGCAGGTCGACGCAACAGCTGACAATAGCGATGCCAAGATAAATGATGAAACAGATTTCAGTGCTTCCGCTGAAACTGTCGTCGAAAAAGACAGTTCGACATTGGAAACTTCCGAGGCCTTAGCACAAGATTCTATGCCTGAAGATCTGCCTATGGATACCACTTGGGATGAAGTCTATACGGCAAGCCCTAATTCAGCTTCGGGTGCAATGCGAGACGACGATCTCCCCTTTCAAGGTGAAACCAGTGAAGGTTTATTTGAGCATCTTGAGTGGCAAAAGAATTTAACCCCATTTTCAGATAACGATCTCGCCATTGCTACCGCCATTATTGATGCGGTCGATGAACGTGGTTACCTGACACAAAATACTGACGATATTTTAGAGGCTATGGGCGATCCCGAAATTGAACTCGATGAAGTGGAAGCTGTACTTAAACGTATTCAACATTTTGACCCTATTGGAGTCGCAGCACGCGATCTCAGCGAATGTCTTTTCATCCAGCTCGCTCAATACGCTAGCACAACGCCTCATATTGATAACGCCAGACTGTTAATCAAAGAACACCTGGATCTTATCGCCGGCCGAGACTTCCGTCTCTTAATGCGTAAAACCAAACTAAAAGAGGATGAGTTAAGGCAAGCAATAGAGTTGATTCAAACCTTGAATCCCCGTCCAGGACTCGCCATAACACCAAACCGTGATGAATATGTGATCCCTGATGTCACAGTGACCAAGAAAAAAGGTCGTTGGATAGTTGAACTAAATCCAGATTACTTACCCAAAATAAATGTAAACCAACATTATGCATCCATGGCCCGCAGCACTAAAAGTCAGGCAGACAGTCAGTTTATTCGTGGACACTTGCAGGAAGCTAAGTGGTTTATCAAGAGTTTAGAAAGTCGTAGCGATACTTTACTTAAAGTTTCGAACTGCATTGTTAAGTTTCAACAAGGCTTCTTTGAATACGGTGAAGAAGCGATGAAGCCTATGGTGTTAAATGACATCGCTGAAGAGGTCGAGATGCATGAATCGACCATTTCACGTGTCACAACCCAAAAATATATGCACACCCCAAGAGGTATTTTTGAACTGAAATACTTCTTCTCAAGTCATGTGGGTACCGACGACGGTGGCGAATGTTCATCAACCGCAATTCGCGCCTTTATTAAGAAGCTAGTTGCTGCAGAAAACCAACAGAAACCATTAAGTGACAGTAAGATGGCACTACTGTTAGCTGAACAAGGCATTAAAGTAGCGAGAAGAACCATAGCCAAGTACCGTGAGGCTTTGCTCATACCACCATCAAATCAAAGAAAGAGCTTATAG
- the hpf gene encoding ribosome hibernation promoting factor: MQINVTGHHIEITTSLRQYVEEKFSKLERHFDQINNVHVILNVQKMQQIAEAKLHLVGGEVFAMSEHADMYAAIDSLINKLDRQVIKHKEKQIKH, translated from the coding sequence ATGCAAATTAACGTAACAGGTCATCATATCGAAATCACAACATCTCTTCGTCAGTATGTTGAAGAAAAATTTTCAAAGCTTGAACGACATTTCGATCAGATCAATAATGTGCACGTTATTTTAAATGTTCAGAAAATGCAGCAAATAGCAGAAGCTAAACTTCATCTTGTTGGTGGAGAGGTTTTTGCTATGTCAGAACATGCTGACATGTATGCCGCAATCGACTCCCTGATAAATAAGCTCGACCGTCAGGTTATTAAACATAAAGAGAAGCAAATAAAACACTAA
- the ptsN gene encoding PTS IIA-like nitrogen regulatory protein PtsN produces MELSTILQPECTTCATPGSKKKVLELISDLAAVQYPNLSSQEIFESLLAREKMGSTGIGNGIAIPHGRLANISQPVAVLIKCEEPIAFDSIDKQPVDILFALLVPADQCEQHLSTLSAMAEKLNDKLILKQLRKTQDESELYQVITQ; encoded by the coding sequence ATGGAATTAAGCACTATCCTGCAGCCGGAATGTACAACTTGCGCCACTCCGGGCAGTAAGAAAAAGGTACTGGAACTTATAAGCGATCTTGCCGCTGTCCAGTACCCTAACCTTTCCTCTCAAGAGATTTTTGAAAGTCTTTTAGCCAGAGAGAAAATGGGCAGCACAGGTATAGGTAACGGCATAGCCATTCCACATGGAAGGTTAGCCAATATTAGTCAACCCGTTGCGGTACTCATAAAGTGCGAGGAGCCAATTGCTTTCGACTCTATTGATAAACAGCCGGTAGATATATTATTTGCACTATTAGTTCCAGCTGATCAATGTGAGCAGCATTTAAGTACCTTATCTGCTATGGCAGAAAAGCTTAATGACAAACTAATTTTAAAGCAGTTACGAAAAACACAAGATGAGTCAGAACTTTATCAGGTGATAACACAATGA